The sequence GTGTGAGAATCCAGTCCACTGGAATGTATAGGTCACGTGACCCATGTCGCGCGGCGCGGGACTCTCCCGGGTGGCAACCGAGACGTTCGAGAGGCTCATCTCCCGGTTGGTCTCGTTTTGGCCGCCCTCGAGCACCTGATTCCAGTCGGCAGCTTCGGCCTCGGCGTAGGAGCTAGCGTTCTCCTCGACGTCGGTCCGGAGTGACTCCCAGTCGTCGGAACTCGCGTTCCCGAAGCGGTAGTCGACGGTGAACGTCGCTGTTCCGTTCTCGTGGAGGAAGACGTCGACGTGGACCTCGTCGGCAGCGGCGAGGTCTGACTCGTGGTCGAGTTGCGGGGCTGGCTCTGGTTCGAGCTCGGACTCCGATTGTGGCTGTTCGCCAGTCTGGAAGGCCACGTCGTCGATCGCTTCTGCCGAAACTGCAGCGACCGGGCTGGCCGCGACGAGATTGCACGCAACGACGACCACGAGCGCCCACCACAGCACCCGTCGCCCCTTCGAATCCATTACCTGCAGTTGTCGGAGCCGACTAAATAGGTTTTTCCGACGACGACGCCACGTTTTTGCTCCCACCGTTCGTACCCCACGTCATGATCGATCCTCGCGCCGCGCTTTCGGTCGAAACCCTCCTCAAGATCGTCCTCGGGCTGATCGCCGTCTTGCTCGCTCTCCGGATCGTCGAGACGATCTTCGGCTGGGTCTTCAGCCTGCTGGTGCCCGGCCTGTTGCTCGTCGTCGCGTTGCTCATCGTCCTCTGGTTTCTCGATCGGCTCTAATGCGCGGCACACGTCGACGTCGGCGAACGCCAGACTCATACGACACACCGGTCTAGATCGAGTACGCGAAGTGACCCGCAGTGTATAGCGTCAACGTTCCGGTCCCCGGTCGCGTCCGCACCCTCGCGAACGACCTCTACCCCGAGCTCGTCGGGTTCGACGCCGTCCGCGAGGACCACTCCTGTCTGCTCAAACGCCTCGGCGACGCAGACCACGTCCACCAGCTCCAGCACCGCGCCCACCGGGCGCTCGAGGGGGCCCCCGCCGTCGAAGCCCGGATTACTGGTATCGACTACTTCGAGGACCCGCCGCTGGGTTCTGCCCCCGTCGTCTACCTCGTCGTCGAGAGCCCCGGTCTCGAGACGATCCACCGGAACCTCACCGACCACTTCGACGCTGTCTCCGGTCTCGAGGGCGGTGACTACGTCCCACACGTCACCCTCGCCCGCGGCGGTGACCTCGAGGCAGCTCGTCGCCTCGCCGACCGCGACGTCGACCCGATCACCTGGACGGTCTCCGAACTCGAGTTCTGGGACGGCACCTACCGGTTACCGGTGAGCCGGGTGTCGTTGCCGGCCTGAGTGCTGGTGAGCCCGGTGTCGTTGCC is a genomic window of Natrarchaeobaculum aegyptiacum containing:
- a CDS encoding DUF7554 family protein — translated: MIDPRAALSVETLLKIVLGLIAVLLALRIVETIFGWVFSLLVPGLLLVVALLIVLWFLDRL
- a CDS encoding 2'-5' RNA ligase family protein, coding for MYSVNVPVPGRVRTLANDLYPELVGFDAVREDHSCLLKRLGDADHVHQLQHRAHRALEGAPAVEARITGIDYFEDPPLGSAPVVYLVVESPGLETIHRNLTDHFDAVSGLEGGDYVPHVTLARGGDLEAARRLADRDVDPITWTVSELEFWDGTYRLPVSRVSLPA